The stretch of DNA CGGCTTCGAAAGGTTGAAGCGCACGGTGTATTTGTCGAGCGCCTCGACGGCGTTCTCGATCCCCACCATGATCGCCTTGCCCTTCTTGTCCTTCTTGCCGCTGTCCTTGCGCATGGCGCCGAAGGTCGCGAGACCGACGTTCGAGGTGCCGAGGCCCGGAGTCAGCCAGCGCTTGACGTTCGAGACGACGTGATCGGCGACCAGTTCCTCGCCGTTGTGCCACATCACGCCCTTGCGCAGCTTGAAGGTCCAGGTCTTCAGGTCCTTCGACGGCGTCCAGCTCTCCGCCAGCATCGGCCGGGTGATGTTGTCCGGGCCTGTCATCGACAGGTATTCGACGATATGGCGTGCCTGGTTCGACATCTCGATCCACGAGAATGTCGCCGAATCCTCCATCTTCTGGATCGCCATGCCGACGCGAAGCTTGCCACCCTTCTTGGCTTTCGGATCGTCGGCCGGGAAGGGGGAGTTCTCCAGCGCCCAGGCCGGAGACGGGATGCCCGCCATGGCATAGGCGGCGCCCGCCGACACGCCCAGAAGGGCGGCGACGCGGACGAATTCGCGACGGTCCATCCTGCCGTCCTTCATCACCTCATAGGCTTCATGGACTTTCGGATGATCGTCTTTGCGCGGTTTGAGAAACGACATGTTTCCTCCCTGGGTCACGGTTATCCAGCGCATGACCTTGTCCGGGGAAGCGTTCGTCTCCGGGGAGTGCCGCCATACGCTGCGGACGGCAACCATATCATTTTCGATTGCCGGGAAAAGCATCATTTTCATTTCGCGAACTATTGCAAAAAACAATTTAACGTTATCGGGCATACGGTTCAGGGCACAAAGATTGATCGTTGCTTCGGCTTTGCCGGATGTCTGAATTACCCCGAATTACAGGGAAGATTGTTGTTGACATCCGGCAATGCGGTGGTTTATGTTCGTTAATTGAACAAAAGTTCGAATATCGAACATTTTGAGGAGGAAGACCGTGACGGACTACAAGACCGTATTCGGCGGCTTGAACGACTTTACGCCGGGCGGCGTCGACGCCATCGACGACAACCCGAAAAACTATGTGTTCTCCAACGTGTTCGACGTTGCGGCCCGGAGTGCGCCCTACGAACGCGTCGCCGTCGGCAAGAACCTCGAATATGTCATGGAGGCGGTGCGCGCCGAGGGGCAGTCTCCCTGGTATGCCTGCGCCCACGACGAATTCGCCCTGTGCATGGACGGCGAAGTGGAGATCCATCTGGTCAAGCCGGACGATGCCGACAGCCTGCTCGATCCGGACAGCGAGGGGGCCGTCGTTCTCGACGAGGCACCCGACGGCAGGAAGATGGGACGCATCGTGTTGCGCCGCGGCCACCAGGCCCTGCTGCCCGGCGGCTCCGCCTACCGCTTCGAGGCCGGCGCTCCCGCCGTGATCCTGACCCAGACGATCCAGGGCCCGGCCACGGTCGAGCGCTGGGCCGAAATCTGCCATTCCGAGAGCCTTTCGGCCAGCTGACGCCGCCGCCAGCCGGAACACACCGCATTCGAGAGGACCGACCGATGACCGAAGCCCTGCAAACCCACTACAAGATCAATCCAGCCTCCAACGAGACCGGCTACAAGTCCTACGAGGCCGGCTCCTTCACCTTCAAACGCGACGAATACTTCGTCGCCATCGCCTGGCCCAAGGGCGCCCACACCATGGCCGCCGACGGCTTCATGCGCGCCATGATGCGCACCGTCGCCTGGGGCTTCTTCTACGGCACGCTGAGCTACGATCCGGTGTTCGGCACGACGAACCACTACGGCATCGTCGACATGTTCGCCGGCACCTATCATCCGGTGTTCAAGGAAAACGGCCGCGACCATCTCGAGAAGTTCAAGGCCGAGGACCTGCTGGAGCTGTTCCGCGACCTGGTCGACGACTGGACCAACGAAGGCTACGACCCGTTCGCCGCGCCGGGAGAGGACGACGCCGGCCAGCCCTGGGGCCGCAAGAACGGCAACAACGCAGACGCCGTCACCCGGATTCGCGTGACGGCAAACCGGATGGTGGGCCTGCCGGGCGATGCCGTAATCCGCACCGACGAGAACGGCTATCCGCAGAACCGCATGTTCGCTGACGTTTCGTCGGATCAGCCGCTGGTCGAAATCGAGCCCGGCTTCGAGGACGAAGTCGCCGCGTTCAATCTCTACGATTATCTGTCCCGCTCCGACGTGACCTGGAACCCCTCGGTCTGCTCGGTGGTCAAGGAGAGCCTGTTCTGCCCGACGTCGGAGGAGTTCATCCTGCCGGTCGAGCACGGCAACGACCGCTGCGAATGGTTCGTGCAGCTGTCCGACGAGATCACCTGGGAGGTCAAGGACAAGGAGACCGGCAAGCCGCGCAGCCGCATCGTCATGCGGGCGGGCGACGTCGCCTGCATGCCGGCCGATATCCGGCACCAGGGCTACAGCCCGAAGCGGTCGATGCTGCTGGTCTGGGAAAACGCCAGCCCGCGCATCCCGGACATGATCCAGAGCGGCGAGGCGCCGGTCGTCGCGGTGCAGTTCTAGCGCCGTCCTTCGAGACGGGGCTTCGAGACGCGGTTCTGCGAACCGCTCCTCAGCCCCTCCTCAGGACGAAGTGAAATTCTATCGGAAGATCGTTTCGCCTTCACCCTGAGGAGGCCATTGAGGAGGCGCGAAGCGCCGTCTCGAAATGGCCATCTCGAAGGAGGCCCGGGCGTTCCAGGGAGGACAACAGCATGGACGGCATTAGTGCTTCGAACGATCCGACGGCCTGGAAGCCGGCGTCGCTGCGGAACAAACTGTTCATCGGCGGCCGGTGGGTCGACGGGATCGAGGGCGGCACGATCGACGTGATCAACCCGCACGACGGCTCGGTCATCACCGCGATCGCCGAAGCGACGGCAGCGGATGTCGACCGGGCGGTCGAGGCTGCGCAAAAAGCCTTCCCGGCCTGGTCGTCGATGGCGGCCATGGACCGGGGCCGGCTGCTGCTCAAGCTGGCCGACCGGATCGAGGAAGAGCAGGTCGAACTCGGCCGCCTCGAAGCCCTCAACACCGGCCATCCGTTCCGCGACACGCAGATCCTCGACGTGCCGCGCACCGCCGTCACCTACCGCTATTTCGGCGGCATGGCGGACAAGTTCGAAGGCTCGGTCATCCCGGTCGAGGCCGGATTTCTCAACTACCTGGAGCGGGAGGCGGTCGGTGTCGTCGGCCAGATCGTGCCGTGGAACTTCCCGCTCATGTTCACGAGCTGGAAGATGGCGCCGGCGCTCGCCGCCGGGAACTGCATCGTCATCAAGCCGTCGGAGATCACGCCGCTCTCGACCCTGCGCATCGCCGAGATGATGCAGGAGGTCGGGATTCCTGACGGCGTGGTGAATGTGGTGCCCGGCTACGGCCGGACAGCCGGCGCGCGCATCGCCGAACATCCGGAGATCGCCAAGGTCGCCTTCACCGGCTCGACCGCGACCGGCCGGACCGTCGTTAAGGCCTCGGCCGGCAACCTCAAGAAGCTGCAGCTTGAACTGGGCGGCAAGGGCGCCAACATCGTATTCGAGGACGCCTTTATCCCGGCCGCGGTCGGCGGCAGCGCCTTCGCGATCTGGCACAACCAGGGCCAGGCCTGTATCGCCGGCTCGCGCCTGATGCTGCACGAGAGCATCGCCGACGACTTCATGGAGAAATTCCTCGTCCTCACCGAATCGATCCGGCTGGGCAACCCGCTGGACCCGGCCACCGAGATGGGGCCGCTGACCTCCAGGATGCACCAGCAGCGCGTGCTGGACTATTGCGCCGTCGCCCGGGAGGAGGGCGGCGAGATCGTGACCGGCGGCGCGGCCCCGGACGATCCGGCGCTCGCCGCCGGCTGCTACGTCCGGCCGACCGTCGTCCGCGCGAAGCCGTCGGACCGGGTGTGCCAGGAGGAGGTCTTCGGCCCGTTCGTCTCCGTCATGACGTTCAAGGACGATGCCGAGGCGCTGGAGATCGCCAACGGCACCGAATACGGGCTCGGCAGCGGCCTGTGGACCGCCGACCTCAAGCGGGCGCACAAATTCGCCGGCGCGCTCCACGCCGGCATGGTCTGGATCAACAGCTACAAGCGGGTCAATCCCGGCTCGCCCTTCGGCGGCGTCGGCCAGTCCGGCTACGGCCGCGAAATGGGCTTCGAGGCGATGCGCGAATACACCCATCCCAAATCGGTCTGGGTCAATGTCGACGCGCAGATCCCGCCCTATTATCCGCGCTGACGCCCGGATGCCGGCCCGATAGCAGGCCCGAGAGCAGGAGCCCCGCAGCGTGATCGATCCCTTCACCTATACCGGCCTGCCCGCCCGGGTCGTTTTCGGGCCGGGCCGGCGCCGGGAACTGCCGGCCGAGGTGGAGCGGCTGGGCGCCGAGCGGGCGCTCGTGATCTCGACACCCGAACAGCGCGGCGACGCCGAAATGGCCGCCGGGCTGCTGAACGGCCGCGCCGCCGGCATTCACGACAAGGCGGTCATGCACACGCCGATGGAAACGGTACACGAGGCGCGCCGCGTCGCCGACGAACTCGACGCCGACTGCTATGTCACGGTCGGCGGCGGCACCGCCATCGGCCTCGGCAAGGGCATTGCGATTGAGTCCGAGAAGCCGGTGCTCGCCGTGCCGACGACCTATGCCGGCTCGGAAATAACGACCATCCAGGGCTTCACCGAAGACGGCGTCAAGACGACGAAGCTCGACCCGCGGATGCTGCCTCGGACGGTGATCTACGATCCCGAACTGACGGTCTCGCTGCCGCCGTCCTACAGCGGGCCGAGCGGCATGAACGCCATCGCCCACGCCGTCGAGGCGCTCTATGGCGAACACGCCAACCCGGTCACCTCCCTGATCGCCGAAGAGGGCATCAGGGCGCTCGGCATCGGCCTGCCGAAGGTGTGCGCCGAACCCGGCGACCTGGACGGCCGCACCCATGCCCTCTACGGCTCGTGGCTATGCGGCATTGCGCTGGGGGCGGGCGGCATGGCCCTGCATCACAAGCTGTGCCATGTCGTAGGCGGCAGCTTCGGCCTGGCCCACGCGCCGACCCACACCGTCATCCTGCCCCACGCCATGGCCTATAACGCGCCGGCCGCCAAAGCCGCCATGGCGCGGGTCTGCCGGGCGCTAGGCGCGGCGAATGCGCCCCGGGCCGTCTACGACCTGATCGGCGCGATCGGCGCGCCCGTGGCGCTGAAGGACATCGGCATGCCCGAGGACGGCCTCGACCGCGCCGCCGACCTGGCGGTGCGCAATCCGTATTACAATCCGCGCGCGATCACCCGCGACGGTATCCGCAATCTGCTGGACGACGCCTTTCACGGGCGCCGGCCGGCAGCCTAAGCAATCCCAACCCGCACTATGCTTCAAGACAGGAGGAAACCCGGGATGAGTGACATGACCAAGACGACGCTATCGCGGCGTCACGCCCTGCAGATCGGCGCCGGCGCGGCGGCGGCCTCGGCCATCGGCGCCCCGGCGGCGCTGGCCGCATCCAAGACCGTCAAGATCGGCTTCGTGAGCCCGAAGACCGGGCCGCTGGCGCCGTTCGGCGAGGCCGACCGCTTCGTGATCGACAAGGTCCGCGAGGCGCTCAAGGGCGGCGTCAAGTCCGGCGGCAAGACCTACAATATCGAGATTATCGAGAAGGACAGCCAGTCCAACCCGAACCGCGCCGCCGCCGTCGCCGCCGACCTGATCCTGAAGGACGAGGTCCATCTGATGCTGGTCGGCTCGACGCCGGAAACCACCAACCCGGTCGGCGACCAGTGCGAGGCCAACGACGTGCCCTGCATCTCGTCGCTAGCGCCCTGGCAGCCCTGGTTCTTCACGCGCGGCGGCAAGCCGGGCGAGGGCTTCAAATGGACCTACCACTTCTTCTGGGGGCTGGAAGACGTGATCGCCGTGTTCACCAACATGTGGTCCAAGGTCTCGACCAACAAATCCGTCGGCGCCCTGTTCCCGAACGACGGCGACGGCAACGCCTGGGGCGACAAGAAGCTCGGCTTCCCGCCGGTCCTCGCCAAGAAGGGCTATACGCTTACCGACCCCGGCCGCTACCAGAACCTGAACGACAACTTCTCGAACTACATCGATGCGTTCAAGAAGGCGAAGGCCGAGATCGTCACCGGCGTGATGATCCCGCCGGACTTCATCACCTTCTGGACCCAGGCCCAGCAGCAGGGTTTCGCGCCGAAGGCCGTCTCGGTCGGCAAGGCGCTGCTCTACCCGGTCGTGATCGAGAGCATGGGCAAGAATGCGCACAACCTCTCGTCCGAGGTGTGGTGGACGCCGACCCATCCGTTCAAATCGTCGATCACCGGCGAGTCGGCCGGCGCCTTCGCCCAGTCCTACACGGCCGGCACCGGGAAGCAGTGGACCCAGGTCATCGGCTTTGTCCACGCGCTGTTTGAGGTCGCCGTGGACGTCGTCAAGCGGTCCGCGGACCCGACCGACAACGAGGCCAA from Rhodospirillaceae bacterium encodes:
- a CDS encoding hydroxyquinol 1,2-dioxygenase; translated protein: MTDYKTVFGGLNDFTPGGVDAIDDNPKNYVFSNVFDVAARSAPYERVAVGKNLEYVMEAVRAEGQSPWYACAHDEFALCMDGEVEIHLVKPDDADSLLDPDSEGAVVLDEAPDGRKMGRIVLRRGHQALLPGGSAYRFEAGAPAVILTQTIQGPATVERWAEICHSESLSAS
- a CDS encoding hydroxyquinol 1,2-dioxygenase yields the protein MTEALQTHYKINPASNETGYKSYEAGSFTFKRDEYFVAIAWPKGAHTMAADGFMRAMMRTVAWGFFYGTLSYDPVFGTTNHYGIVDMFAGTYHPVFKENGRDHLEKFKAEDLLELFRDLVDDWTNEGYDPFAAPGEDDAGQPWGRKNGNNADAVTRIRVTANRMVGLPGDAVIRTDENGYPQNRMFADVSSDQPLVEIEPGFEDEVAAFNLYDYLSRSDVTWNPSVCSVVKESLFCPTSEEFILPVEHGNDRCEWFVQLSDEITWEVKDKETGKPRSRIVMRAGDVACMPADIRHQGYSPKRSMLLVWENASPRIPDMIQSGEAPVVAVQF
- a CDS encoding aldehyde dehydrogenase family protein, which translates into the protein MDGISASNDPTAWKPASLRNKLFIGGRWVDGIEGGTIDVINPHDGSVITAIAEATAADVDRAVEAAQKAFPAWSSMAAMDRGRLLLKLADRIEEEQVELGRLEALNTGHPFRDTQILDVPRTAVTYRYFGGMADKFEGSVIPVEAGFLNYLEREAVGVVGQIVPWNFPLMFTSWKMAPALAAGNCIVIKPSEITPLSTLRIAEMMQEVGIPDGVVNVVPGYGRTAGARIAEHPEIAKVAFTGSTATGRTVVKASAGNLKKLQLELGGKGANIVFEDAFIPAAVGGSAFAIWHNQGQACIAGSRLMLHESIADDFMEKFLVLTESIRLGNPLDPATEMGPLTSRMHQQRVLDYCAVAREEGGEIVTGGAAPDDPALAAGCYVRPTVVRAKPSDRVCQEEVFGPFVSVMTFKDDAEALEIANGTEYGLGSGLWTADLKRAHKFAGALHAGMVWINSYKRVNPGSPFGGVGQSGYGREMGFEAMREYTHPKSVWVNVDAQIPPYYPR
- a CDS encoding maleylacetate reductase, translated to MIDPFTYTGLPARVVFGPGRRRELPAEVERLGAERALVISTPEQRGDAEMAAGLLNGRAAGIHDKAVMHTPMETVHEARRVADELDADCYVTVGGGTAIGLGKGIAIESEKPVLAVPTTYAGSEITTIQGFTEDGVKTTKLDPRMLPRTVIYDPELTVSLPPSYSGPSGMNAIAHAVEALYGEHANPVTSLIAEEGIRALGIGLPKVCAEPGDLDGRTHALYGSWLCGIALGAGGMALHHKLCHVVGGSFGLAHAPTHTVILPHAMAYNAPAAKAAMARVCRALGAANAPRAVYDLIGAIGAPVALKDIGMPEDGLDRAADLAVRNPYYNPRAITRDGIRNLLDDAFHGRRPAA
- a CDS encoding ABC transporter substrate-binding protein, which gives rise to MSDMTKTTLSRRHALQIGAGAAAASAIGAPAALAASKTVKIGFVSPKTGPLAPFGEADRFVIDKVREALKGGVKSGGKTYNIEIIEKDSQSNPNRAAAVAADLILKDEVHLMLVGSTPETTNPVGDQCEANDVPCISSLAPWQPWFFTRGGKPGEGFKWTYHFFWGLEDVIAVFTNMWSKVSTNKSVGALFPNDGDGNAWGDKKLGFPPVLAKKGYTLTDPGRYQNLNDNFSNYIDAFKKAKAEIVTGVMIPPDFITFWTQAQQQGFAPKAVSVGKALLYPVVIESMGKNAHNLSSEVWWTPTHPFKSSITGESAGAFAQSYTAGTGKQWTQVIGFVHALFEVAVDVVKRSADPTDNEANLKALTATKASTIVGPVDWTKGGPFANVSKTPLVGGQWRYVNQKFKYDLVITANETAPIIPAGGKMEPIS